A single window of Sphaerodactylus townsendi isolate TG3544 linkage group LG03, MPM_Stown_v2.3, whole genome shotgun sequence DNA harbors:
- the LOC125429289 gene encoding zinc finger protein 664-like: MDEVLSSSALLLWDEESGEWDVGTIHERFKLHFLRQKELLQREWQNQTWPRSVPRILFPHGSGKTLLSRHLCRGVETAVAPSVQGGCFSFCLSEREALNVNPGITHAEDVEGTVGEFCRFSLERDKQQKSDCNFRDQERQEGSHGKKMNEKPIPFQGRLFPDVTDMAEEMYKCLDCGLNFSDQTGHDISLQKPPVKKAHNCFQCGKNFLCGAELIRHQRIHIGEKLYSCSDCECSECGKKFCESFNLQQHLRTHTRPFECSECGKRFAHSGQLHVHQRTHTGEKPFECSECGKRFSQSGSLQLHLQTHKVEKPFECSECGKRFSHSGSLKLHQRTHTGEKPFECSECGKRFSHSGILQLHQKTHTGEKPFECSECGKRFSHRCSLQLHKRTHTGEKPFECSDCGKQFTHCGNLQLHQRTHTGEKPFEYSECGKRFSQRGNLQMHERTHTGEKPLECLECGERFRQRSILQQHLRTHTVECL, translated from the exons ATGGATGAAGTGCTAAGTAGCTCTGCTTTGTTGCTGTGGGATGAGGAGTCTGGGGAGTGGG ATGTGGGAACCATCCATGAAAGATTCAAGCTACATTTTCTgaggcagaaggagctccttCAGAGGGAGTGGCAGAACCAGACCTGGCCCAGGAGCGTGCCCAGGATTCTTTTCCCTCATG GTAGTGGGAAGACACTGTTGAGTCGCCATCTTTGcagaggtgtggaaacagctgtTGCACCCTCAGTCCAG gggggctgtttctccttctGTCTGAGTGAGAGAGAGGCTCTGAATGTTAATCCCGGCATTACCCATG CAGAAGATGTCGAGGGGACAGTTGGAGAATTCTGTAGGTTTTCACTGGAAAGAGACAAGCAACAAAAGTCTGACTGTAACTTCAGAGATCAAGAGAGACAAGAGGGAAGCCATGGAAAAAAGATGAATGAAAAACCCATTCCTTTCCAAGGACGGCTATTCCCTGATGTAACTGACATGGCAGAGGAAATGTATAAATGCTTGGACTGTGGATTAAATTTCTCAGATCAAACTGGCCATGATATCAGTTTGCAAAAGCCCCCTGTAAAGAAGGCCCATAATTGCTTCCAGTGTGGAAAGAACTTCCTTTGTGGAGCAGAGCTCATTAGACACCAGAGAATCCATATAGGAGAGAAACTGTATAGTTGCTCAGACTGCG AgtgctcagagtgcggaaagaAATTCTGTGAGAGTTttaatcttcaacagcatctacGAACCCACACAAggccttttgagtgctcagagtgtggaaagaggtttgCTCACAGTGGCCAActtcatgtgcatcaaagaacccatacaggggagaaaccttttgagtgctcagagtgtggaaagagattcagtcagagtggcagtcttcaactGCATCTACAAACCCACAAAGTGG agaaaccttttgagtgctcagagtgtggaaagagattcagtcacagtggcagccttaaactgcatcaaagaactcacacaggagagaaaccatttgagtgctcagagtgtggaaagagattcagtcacagtggcattcttcaactgcatcaaaaaacccacacaggcgagaaaccttttgagtgttcagagtgtggaaaaagattcagtcatAGGTGCAGTCTTCAGCTGCataaaagaacccacacaggtgagaagccttttgaatgctcagattgtggaaaACAATTCACTCACTGTGGAAATCTTCAGctacatcaaagaacccacacaggagagaaaccttttgagtactcagagtgtgggaagagattcagtcagagaggCAATCTTCAAATgcatgaaagaactcacacaggagagaaacctctTGAGTGTTTAGAGTGTGGAGAGAGATTTAGGCAGAGAAGCATCCTTCAACAACATCTAAGAACTCACACAGTGGAGTGTCTCTAG